A window from Acropora palmata chromosome 14, jaAcrPala1.3, whole genome shotgun sequence encodes these proteins:
- the LOC141865435 gene encoding hydroxysteroid dehydrogenase-like protein 2 translates to MIGNTGKLAGKTLFITGASRGIGKAIALKAARDGANIVIAAKTAKPHPKLPGTIYTAAKEVEDAGGKCLPCAVDIQDEEAVYNAVGEAVKKFGGIDIVVNNASVINLTGTLETTMKKYDLMSRVNVRGTYLCSKACLPYLKDATNPHILNITVPLNMRHEWFKDNIAYSISKFGMTLCVLGMSQEFKNDGIAVNALWPKKAIATVAVEVLYDKDTLKYCRKDSIIADAAYVMLTRDSKTRTGEYLYDEEVLMEEGITDFNQYLVSLEDVMMGTETSESPIAGVAEVFEALKSCCNKEVVQMVNAVFEFQLTGKEPGVWYLDLKDNEGSVGSGKYPGGEVGCTMIMDSEDFVRMFQGHLNPLQLSMLDRLEIKGHKVLALHIPRLMGKVKSKL, encoded by the exons ATGATCGGAAATACAGG AAAATTGGCTGGTAAAACGCTCTTTATTACTGGCGCAAGCCGTGGAATCGGAAAAGCAATTGCCTTGAAAGCGGCAAGAGACGGAGCAAACATTGTGATTGCAGCAAAAACAGCTAAGCCACATCCGAAACTACCGGGTACAATTTATACTGCAGCAAAGGAAG ttgaagACGCTGGTGGAAAATGCCTTCCATGTGCTGTGGATATCCAGGATGAAGAAGCTGTGTATAATGCCGTTGGAGAAGCTGTGAAGAAATTTGGTGGAATTGATATAGTTGTGAATAATGCCAGTGTTATAAATTTGACAGGAACACTGGAAACAACTATGAAAAA GTATGACCTTATGAGTCGTGTAAATGTCAGAGGGACGTATTTATG TTCCAAAGCCTGCCTTCCTTACCTTAAAGATGCCACAAACCCTCACATATTAAACATCACTGTACCATTAAACATGAGGCATGAATGGTTTAAGGATAATATTG CATACTCAATATCCAAGTTTGGAATGACCTTGTGTGTTCTTGGCATGTCTCAAGAATTCAAGAATGATGGGATAGCAGTCAATGCATTGTGGCCCAAGAAAG CTATTGCTACAGTAGCAGTAGAGGTGTTGTATGACAAAGACACACTCAAGTACTGTCGCAAAGATTCCATCATAGCTGATGCAGCATATGTCATGTTGACAAGAGATAGTAAAACAAGAACTGGAGAGTACCTTTATGACGAGGAGGTGCTAATGGAGGAAGGAATAACAGACTTCAACCAATACCTAGTATCTCTGG AGGATGTGATGATGGGAACTGAGACTTCAGAAAGTCCCATAGCAGGAGTGGCAGAGGTCTTTGAAGCGCTTAAAAGTTGTTGTAACAAGGAAGTTGTGCAGATGGTAAATGCTGTCTTTGAGTTTCAGTTGACAGGAAAAGAACCAGGAGTTTGGTATCTTGATTTAAAGGACAACGAGG GAAGTGTAGGGAGTGGTAAATATCCTGGAGGTGAAGTCGGCTGTACCATGATTATGGACTCTGAGGATTTTGTGAGAATGTTCCAAGGACATCTAAACCCATTACAGTTGTCTATGTTAGACAGACTGGAAATCAAGGGGCATAAGGTGTTAGCTTTGCACATTCCGAGGCTTATGGGCAAAGTGAAATCAAAGCTTTGA
- the LOC141865434 gene encoding hydroxysteroid dehydrogenase-like protein 2, producing MTCLSGSLDRSSYSNIVSLKMLNTGKLAGRTIFITGASRGIGKAIALKAARDGANIVIAAKTTEPHPKLPGTIYTAAKEVEEAGGKCLPCVVDIRDERTVDEAVKEAVKKFGGIDILVNNASAISLTGTLETPMKKYDLMNSINARGTYLCSQVCLPYLKRGKNPHILNISPPLNMKPRWFKNHVAYTMAKYGMSMCVLGMAEEFKDDGISVNALWPKTAIATAAMQMLGGKEALTQCRTDHIMADAAYVVLTRDSRARTGEFLVDEDVLKDVGVTDFEPYSCVPGSKLLLDFFLDDDGFDLHAMYDSQKKETQASSPETPSEGDVAKTFEVLAGTCSKELVDSVKGVFEFHLEGKEPGVWYLDLKNDSGSAGSGSFPGGDAGCTMIMDSGDFVKMFKGELNPTQAFMGGRLKMKGDMMIAMKLEKLMKTMKSKL from the exons ATGACCTGCCTAAGTGGTTCTCTTGATCGAAGCTCCTACAGTAACATTGTCTCTCTGAAAATGTTAAACACAGG AAAGCTAGCGGGAAGAACGATATTCATAACCGGTGCAAGCCGTGGAATTGGAAAAGCCATAGCTCTGAAAGCTGCGAGGGATGGAGCAAACATTGTGATAGCTGCTAAAACAACAGAACCTCATCCGAAATTACCTGGAACTATCTacacagcagcaaaagaaG TTGAGGAAGCTGGAGGGAAGTGCCTTCCTTGTGTAGTGGATATTCGTGATGAAAGAACCGTAGATGAGGCAGTCAAAGAAGCAGTGAAGAAATTTGGTGGCATTGACATTCTGGTCAATAATGCCAGTGCCATAAGCTTAACAGGAACATTAGAAACACCAATGAAAAA GTATGACCTGATGAATTCCATAAATGCAAGAGGAACATATTTATG TTCCCAAGTTTGTTTACCATATCTTAAGAGAGGAAAAAATCCTCATATTTTAAATATCAGTCCACCTCTGAACATGAAACCCCGCTGGTTCAAGAATCATGTTG CTTACACAATGGCAAAGTATGGCATGTCAATGTGTGTACTTGGCATGGCTGAAGAGTTCAAGGATGATGGAATCTCAGTCAATGCTTTGTGGCCTAAAACAG CTATAGCCACTGCTGCCATGCAGATGCTTGGAGGCAAAGAGGCATTGACTCAGTGTCGCACAGATCACATCATGGCAGATGCTGCATATGTTGTTTTGACAAGAGACAGCAGAGCGAGAACCGGAGAGTTCCTGGTTGATGAAGATGTCCTGAAGGATGTAGGAGTCACTGACTTTGAGCCTTACTCTTGTGTACCAG GAAGTAAACTTTTGCTTGACTTTTTCTTGGACGATGATGGTTTCGATCTTCATGCGATGTACGattcacaaaagaaagaaactcaGGCTTCGTCTCCAGAAACACCGAGCGAAGGCGATGTAGCCAAGACTTTTGAAGTCCTCGCAGGCACCTGCAGCAAGGAGCTCGTTGATAGCGTTAAAGGTgtctttgaatttcatttggaAGGAAAAGAGCCTGGAGTTTGGTATCTTGATCTTAAGAATGATTCAG GAAGTGCAGGCAGTGGTTCCTTTCCAGGAGGAGATGCCGGCTGTACCATGATCATGGATTCGGGTGATTTTGTGAAAATGTTCAAAGGAGAGCTAAATCCTACGCAGGCTTTTATGGGAGGTcgattgaaaatgaaaggagACATGATGATTGCTATGAAGCtggaaaaactgatgaagaCCATGAAATCGAAGCTTTAG
- the LOC141865439 gene encoding NADH dehydrogenase [ubiquinone] 1 alpha subcomplex subunit 11-like: MPGHGCPKFDEPWMEELDGENCVQRTMSFAVQGALVGGFYGAAYSALKIPDPEPTPLILQSFIHMKNYSLLLGGAAGLFALTTCTSASMREKDDPLNWFLGGVVSGSLFGFSRSSWQVGCGMAATLGFGGAVAKYMGVYKHPFRTDRVFL, from the exons atgccgGGACATGGATGCCCAAAATTTGATGAACCATGGATGGAGGAATTAGATGGGGAAAATTGTGTTCAAAGAACGATGTCTTTTGCTGTTCAAGGGGCGCTAGTAG GCGGATTTTATGGTGCTGCTTACTCAGCTTTGAAAATACCAGACCCAGAACCAACCCCTCTCATTCTGCAGTCCTTTATTCACATGAAGAATTATTCACTCCTTCTTG GTGGAGCTGCGGGTCTCTTTGCGTTAACTACTTGCACCTCGGCATCCATGAGAGAAAAGGATGATCCATTGAATTGGTTTCTTGGTGGTGTCGTTAGTGGATCTCTGTTTGGATTTAGCA GAAGCAGCTGGCAAGTAGGATGCGGTATGGCTGCTACTCTTGGATTTGGTGGAGCTGTCGCTAAGTACATGGGGGTATACAAACACCCTTTTCGCACAGACAGAgtatttctttga
- the LOC141865433 gene encoding phospholipid phosphatase 1-like codes for MSFGGMNESNELKTASPEIEMLPQNSNRLREIVPSVERKPRFVSLLVDFLCMVSVGIAILLFKFVIPPFKRGFYCDDPTINKPYKDSTVPSSVLYAVGFVLALMVVSSTELYNSRAKKRRGVEGKQHYHFTVGSFTLNATYTEILRLFMGFSYGGLITIFITDVGKYTVGRLRPHFLSICKPPPALISNCSHNNYYILADVCTGDPDLLREGRLSFPSGHASFSAYAVTFAILYMEARFSCHSSKFFKFFLQLMIAQLGILCSLSRVSDYKHHWSDVLGGMLLGILTAVLILNRVLQVLRKHKGSRKPDPDSIV; via the exons ATGTCGTTTGGTGGTATGAATGAGAGCAATGAGTTGAAAACTGCTTCCCCGGAGATCGAAATGCTACCACAAAATTCTAACAGATTGCGTGAAATTGTTCCATCTGTCGAACGAAAGCCTCGGTTCGTTTCGCTTCTAGTTGATTTCTTATGCATGGTGTCGGTTGGAATCGCAATTCTACTGTTCAAGTTTGTGATCCCACCCTTTAAGCGTGGATTTTATTGCGATGATCCAACCATTAACAAGCCTTACAAAGATAGCACCGTGCCTTCGTCTGTGCTGTATGCAGTTGGGTTTGTTCTGGCATTGATGGTGGTCTCTAGCACTGAGTTATACAATAGCAGAGCCAAGAAACGGAGAGGAGTTGAAGGCAAGCAGCATTACCACTTTACGGTTGGCTCGTTTACCTTGAATGCGACCTACACTGAGATACTAAGGTTGTTCATGGGTTTCTCTTATGGAGGTCTGATCACTATTTTTATCACTGACGTTGGAAAATACACCGTTGGAAGACTACGACCACATTTTCTGTCCATCTGTAAACCACCACCAGCGTTAATTAGTAACTGTagtcacaataattattatatattggCAGACGTTTGTACTGGTGATCCTGATCTTCTCAGGGAAGGAAGGTTGTCATTCCCATCTGGGCATGCATCATTTTCAG CATATGCTGTGACCTTTGCAATCCTTTATATGGAAGCCAGGTTCAGTTGCCATTCCAGCAAGTTTTTCAAGTTCTTCCTCCAACTCATGATCGCACAGTTGGGTATTTTGTGCTCATTGTCACGAGTCAGTGACTACAAGCATCATTGGAGTGATGTACTAGGAGGTATGTTACTGGGCATACTGACAGCAGTGTTGATCCTTAATCGTGTTCTACAGGTGCTAAGGAAACATAAGGGCTCAAGAAAACCAGACCCAGATAGCATTGTCTAG